A stretch of Brassica napus cultivar Da-Ae chromosome C6, Da-Ae, whole genome shotgun sequence DNA encodes these proteins:
- the LOC106348445 gene encoding epithiospecifier protein-like, whose protein sequence is MAPSVQGEWIKVEQKGGQTPGPRSSHGIAVVGDKLYSFGGELTPNISIDKDLYVFDFNTHTWSISPSKGVAPDVKALGTRMVSVGTKLYLFGGRDENKKFDDFYSYDTVTNEWTKLTILDQEGGPEARTYHSMASDENHVYVFGGVSKGGTNKTPFRFRTIEAYNIADGKWSQLPDPGEQFPRFERRGGAGFVVVQGKIWVVYGFATSPDPNGKNDYESDQVQFYDPATQKWTEVETKGDKPSARSVFGHAVVGKYILIFGGETWPDPKAHLGPGTLSDEGFALDTETLVWERFGGGAEPGQLGWPGYTTATVYGKKGLLMHGGKRPTNNRTDELYFYAVNSA, encoded by the exons ATGGCTCCGAGTGTGCAAGGCGAGTGGATCAAG GTCGAGCAGAAAGGAGGACAGACACCAGGACCGAGAAGCTCACATGGCATAGCCGTGGTCGGAGACAAGCTCTACTCGTTTGGTGGCGAGTTAACTCCCAACATTTCCATCGACAAAGACCTTTACGTCTTTGACTTCAACACTCACACTTGGTCAATCTCTCCGTCCAAGGGAGTAGCCCCTGACGTCAAGGCCTTGGGCACCCGCATGGTGTCCGTGGGAACTAAGCTCTATCTATTCGGAGGCCGCGACGAGAATAAAAAGTTCGATGACTTTTATTCGTACGATACGGTGACAAATGAATGGACAAAACTGACCATTCTGGATCAAGAGGGAGGACCCGAGGCTCGAACTTACCACTCCATGGCTTCGGATGAAAACCATGTGTATGTATTCGGTGGAGTGAGCAAAGGAGGGACCAACAAGACACCCTTTAGGTTCAGGACCATCGAGGCCTATAACATTGCTGATGGGAAATGGTCTCAGCTTCCTGATCCTGGTGAGCAGTTCCCAAGGTTCGAGAGAAGAGGAGGAGCTGGATTCGTTGTGGTGCAAGGAAAGATTTGGGTGGTTTACGGGTTTGCAACTTCTCCTGATCCTAATGGAAAAAATGACTATGAGTCCGACCAAGTGCAGTTTTATGACCCGGCTACTCAAAAATGGACCGAAGTGGAGACTAAAGGAGACAAACCTTCTGCGAGGAGCGTGTTTGGACATGCGGTTGTGGGGAAATATATACTGATATTTGGAGGAGAGACCTGGCCGGACCCAAAGGCACATTTGGGACCAGGGACGTTGTCTGATGAAGGGTTTGCTTTGGACACTGAGACACTGGTGTGGGAGAGGTTTGGAGGAGGAGCTGAACCGGGTCAACTCGGTTGGCCCGGTTACACGACTGCCACCGTGTATGGAAAGAAAGGTCTCCTTATGCATGGGGGAAAACGTCCGACCAACAACCGAACCGATGAGCTCTACTTCTACGCAGTTAATTCCGCGTAA
- the BNAC06G06820D gene encoding uncharacterized protein BNAC06G06820D: MMNASSNIQRWHNPYHHSHHLSQIQSPIQISSTNLFISTSESGLIHLDDHGISKFIISSHTPRPYKTATSSPLLSSSSLSPNLRYVRRKLTLSPRALPLLMGVVSSSTYLQAGLEKGDNCVMVCLCWKVTTILSLSFYQVEKGGEE, encoded by the exons ATGATGAATGCTTCGAGCAACATACAGAGATGGCATAATCCCTATCATCATTCGCATCATCTTTCTCAGATCCAGAGTCCGATTCAGATATCATCAACGAACTTGTTCATATCAACCTCCGAATCAGGTTTAATCCATCTCGACGACCATGGAATCTCCAAATTCATCATCTCCTCTCACACTCCACGACCTTACAAAACCGCGACCTCATCTCCGCTTCTTTCCTCGAGTTCTCTCAGTCCCAATCTTCGCTACGTCCGACGCAAACTAACTCTGTCTCCAAGAGCTTTGCCGCTGTTGATGGGGGTGGTCTCATCGTCAACCTATTTGCAGGCTGGCCTAGAAAAGGGAGATAACTGTGTTATGGTCTGTTTGTGTTGGAAAGTGACAACGATTCTCTCGCTCAGTTTCTACCAG GTTGAGAAAGGTGGGGAAGAGTAG
- the LOC125588334 gene encoding uncharacterized mitochondrial protein AtMg00810-like — MKDLGKLKYFLGLEVARGPDGIFVSQHKYALDIITECSLLGAKPSPTPTELNRKLVMADKTNSHTLLTDPSKYRRLIGRLIYLTFTRPDLSYIIRILSQFMQKPLEEHWLAALRVVRYLKGTSDQGIMLQSKCNMQINAYCDADWSSCPATCRSLSAYVVFSWRFPCILEDKETEDSLSIFG, encoded by the coding sequence ATGAAAGATCTTGGGAAACTAAAATACTTCCTTGGGTTAGAAGTTGCTCGTGGTCCAGATGGTATCTTTGTCTCACAACACAAGTATGCGTTGGATATCATCACTGAGTGTAGTTTGTTGGGCGCTAAACCATCTCCCACGCCTACTGAACTGAATCGCAAGCTTGTCATGGCTGATAAGACTAACTCTCATACGTTACTGACTGATCCTAGCAAGTATAGGCGGCTGATCGGTCGTCTTATATATCTTACCTTCACCCGGCCAGACTTAAGCTACATTATCCGTATATTGTCTCAGTTCATGCAAAAACCACTTGAAGAACATTGGCTAGCAGCTCTACGTGTGGTTCGCTATCTAAAAGGGACGTCTGATCAAGGTATTATGTTGCAGtctaagtgtaatatgcagatAAATgcctactgtgatgcggattggtcTTCATGCCCTGCCACTTGCCGTTCGCTTAGCGCATATGTTGTTTTTTCTTGGAGATTCCCTTGTATTCTGGAAGACAAAGAAACAGAGGACAGTCTCTCGATCTTCGGCTGA